The proteins below are encoded in one region of Edaphobacter bradus:
- a CDS encoding TlpA family protein disulfide reductase: MRTVLLSVALGLLLTAGCDRGRHPGQVGGLAPAFSISDGSQSADLSKLRGKVVVLNFWATWCPPCIEELPSLMELQRRMPEVAVVAISTDEDTAAYKQFLSEHNIQLRTVNDASQRVNPLYGTFRYPETYVIDRNGVLRRKFIGPQTWTSPEIMDYLAKLERS; encoded by the coding sequence GTGCGTACTGTACTGCTGAGTGTTGCGTTGGGGCTGCTGCTGACGGCGGGTTGCGACCGTGGGCGCCATCCAGGACAGGTCGGCGGACTTGCGCCGGCGTTTTCGATCTCGGATGGCTCGCAGTCGGCCGATCTGAGCAAGCTGCGCGGCAAGGTAGTCGTGCTGAACTTCTGGGCGACGTGGTGCCCTCCGTGCATCGAGGAGCTGCCGTCGCTGATGGAGTTGCAGCGGCGGATGCCTGAGGTCGCCGTGGTTGCGATCAGCACGGACGAGGACACGGCGGCTTACAAGCAGTTTCTGAGCGAGCACAACATCCAGTTGAGGACGGTCAACGATGCCTCGCAGCGGGTGAATCCGCTGTATGGGACGTTCCGGTATCCCGAGACGTATGTGATCGACCGCAACGGCGTGCTGCGGAGGAAGTTCATCGGGCCGCAGACATGGACGAGCCCGGAGATTATGGACTACCTGGCGAAGCTGGAGCGGAGTTAG
- a CDS encoding penta-EF hand family protein yields MSKRRRIVLVVVLVVAALFSIGAIVGTTFAQKAAVPKPPNKLELGQDDVKELLLLMDTDKNGRISKQEFMKFMEAEFDRLDKDKSGELDAKELTQSTLRANHPYPFATVGK; encoded by the coding sequence ATGTCGAAACGAAGAAGGATCGTATTGGTGGTGGTTCTGGTAGTCGCAGCGTTGTTCTCAATTGGGGCAATAGTCGGAACTACCTTCGCCCAGAAGGCAGCAGTTCCCAAACCGCCAAATAAACTTGAACTTGGACAGGATGATGTCAAAGAGCTGTTGCTTCTGATGGACACGGATAAGAATGGCAGGATTTCCAAGCAAGAGTTTATGAAGTTTATGGAAGCAGAGTTCGACAGACTGGATAAGGACAAAAGCGGAGAGCTCGATGCCAAAGAACTAACTCAATCGACTTTGCGGGCAAACCATCCATATCCATTTGCTACCGTGGGCAAGTAA
- the rph gene encoding ribonuclease PH: MSEAAPRIFRPDGRTADSLRNIRLTPNFVVTAEGSVLIESGNTRVLCNATVEQGVPGWLRNSGRGWVTAEYGMLPRATLTRTPRESERGKVGGRTHEIQRLIGRSLRSVVDMKALGERTVILDCDVLQADGGTRTAAITGAAVALALALNKLVAAGTLKSSPLRQMIAATSVGIVDGSILLDLCYEEDSRATVDMNVVMLADGGLVETQATAEKDSYSRRQLNDMLDYADKGIRELLTAQQTALQSTS; the protein is encoded by the coding sequence ATGTCCGAAGCAGCACCTCGCATCTTCCGTCCTGACGGCCGCACCGCCGACTCCCTCCGTAACATCCGCCTCACCCCAAACTTCGTCGTCACCGCCGAGGGCTCCGTCCTCATCGAGTCCGGCAACACCCGCGTCCTCTGCAACGCCACCGTCGAGCAGGGCGTCCCCGGCTGGCTGCGCAACTCCGGTCGCGGCTGGGTCACGGCCGAGTACGGCATGCTCCCCCGCGCCACCCTCACCCGCACCCCCCGCGAATCCGAGCGCGGCAAGGTCGGTGGCCGAACCCACGAGATCCAGCGCCTCATCGGCCGCAGCCTGCGCTCAGTCGTAGACATGAAGGCCCTCGGCGAGCGCACCGTCATCCTCGACTGCGATGTCCTCCAGGCCGACGGCGGAACCCGCACCGCCGCCATCACCGGAGCCGCCGTCGCCCTCGCACTCGCGCTCAACAAGCTCGTCGCCGCCGGAACCCTCAAGTCCTCGCCCCTGCGCCAGATGATCGCCGCCACCTCTGTAGGCATCGTCGACGGCTCGATCCTCCTCGACCTTTGCTATGAAGAAGACTCCCGTGCGACTGTCGACATGAACGTCGTCATGCTCGCCGACGGAGGTCTCGTCGAGACCCAGGCCACCGCCGAAAAGGACTCCTACTCCCGCCGGCAGCTCAACGACATGCTCGACTACGCCGACAAAGGCATTCGCGAGCTCCTGACCGCACAGCAGACCGCTCTGCAAAGCACCTCTTAG
- a CDS encoding sigma-54-dependent transcriptional regulator, with the protein MQVLQNLTALGVAGVRAQGPTAKTETLIKVGPVGSESNERPPLHLMVVDDDRAVRKTCLEVAEAMGFVTVGADSLASAQAILRHRRIDLLLLDLKLPDGGGLTLLEQVKALYPDTTVVVMTAFATVTSAVEAMRIGAGDYLTKPFGLGEITTVLERASQRRYFDVESRMLRERLRSQKGAGGLLGQSPEMEKLYRILSKVAYSTHPVLILGESGTGKELVARSIHFNGPNADKPFVPVDCGSLVPSLIESELFGHVKGAFTGADRAKEGLLATAEGGTVFLDEIGELPLDLQAKLLRALQEKEVRPVGATQARPISARVLAATNRDLAGMVEQGRFRKDLFFRLNVVNLRIPPLRDRRDDIPLLAMHFVERMKKETGVDYTVSDETLRVMAAYDWPGNVRELENAIERACALSSGPVLHMGDLPTQLQDFRMHSIMAEQPVVAAQGPGAADGDGSIVSIAEMEKQAILATIRQLNGNKLMAARLLGIGKTTLYRKLKEYGIADVGDE; encoded by the coding sequence ATGCAGGTATTGCAGAACCTTACTGCCTTGGGTGTTGCCGGAGTTCGTGCGCAAGGACCCACCGCCAAAACTGAAACCCTTATCAAAGTTGGACCGGTTGGAAGCGAATCCAACGAGAGGCCGCCGCTGCACCTGATGGTGGTGGACGACGATCGTGCGGTGCGGAAGACGTGCCTGGAGGTGGCCGAGGCCATGGGGTTCGTGACGGTGGGGGCCGATAGCCTGGCCTCGGCGCAGGCGATCCTGAGACACCGCAGAATTGATCTTCTGCTGTTAGACCTGAAGCTTCCGGATGGCGGCGGGCTGACGCTGCTGGAGCAGGTGAAGGCGCTGTATCCAGACACGACAGTGGTAGTGATGACGGCGTTCGCGACGGTGACCTCGGCGGTGGAGGCGATGCGGATTGGCGCGGGGGACTATCTGACGAAGCCGTTCGGGCTGGGGGAGATTACGACGGTGCTGGAGCGGGCGAGCCAGCGCCGGTACTTCGACGTGGAGAGCCGGATGCTGCGCGAGAGGCTGCGCTCGCAGAAGGGAGCGGGCGGGCTGCTGGGGCAGTCGCCGGAGATGGAGAAGCTGTACCGGATTCTGTCGAAGGTGGCGTATTCGACGCATCCGGTTCTGATTCTGGGCGAGAGTGGCACGGGCAAGGAACTGGTGGCGCGGTCGATCCACTTCAACGGGCCGAACGCGGACAAGCCGTTTGTGCCGGTGGACTGCGGCTCGCTGGTGCCGAGCCTGATCGAGAGCGAGCTGTTCGGGCATGTGAAGGGGGCATTTACGGGCGCCGACCGCGCCAAGGAAGGTCTGCTGGCAACGGCAGAGGGCGGAACGGTGTTTCTGGACGAGATTGGGGAACTGCCGCTGGACCTGCAGGCGAAGCTGCTGCGGGCGCTGCAGGAGAAAGAGGTTAGGCCGGTGGGCGCGACGCAGGCGAGGCCGATCTCGGCGCGCGTGCTGGCGGCGACGAACCGCGACCTCGCGGGAATGGTGGAGCAGGGACGGTTTCGCAAGGACCTGTTCTTCCGGCTGAACGTCGTGAACCTGAGGATTCCGCCGCTGCGCGATCGAAGGGACGATATTCCGCTGCTGGCGATGCACTTTGTGGAGAGGATGAAGAAGGAGACGGGCGTGGACTACACGGTCTCGGACGAGACGCTGCGGGTGATGGCTGCGTATGACTGGCCAGGAAATGTGCGGGAGTTAGAGAACGCGATTGAGCGGGCCTGCGCGCTTTCGTCGGGGCCGGTGCTGCATATGGGCGATCTGCCGACGCAACTGCAGGACTTCAGGATGCACTCGATTATGGCGGAGCAGCCTGTTGTCGCGGCACAGGGGCCAGGGGCAGCGGACGGCGATGGTTCGATCGTCTCGATTGCGGAGATGGAGAAACAGGCGATTCTGGCGACGATACGGCAGTTGAACGGCAACAAGCTGATGGCGGCACGGTTGCTGGGCATTGGCAAAACGACGCTCTACCGCAAGCTGAAGGAGTATGGGATCGCGGACGTGGGGGACGAGTAG
- a CDS encoding ubiquitin carboxyl-terminal hydrolase 14 — protein MKCTHLDQIRDVTPSAKGCEECLKMGGRWVHLRMCMICGHVGCCDSSPGKHATEHFHKTKDPIMRSIEPGEDWGWCYVDEVELDFS, from the coding sequence TTGAAGTGCACGCATCTGGATCAGATTCGCGACGTGACACCGTCGGCGAAGGGCTGTGAGGAGTGTTTGAAGATGGGCGGAAGGTGGGTGCATCTGCGGATGTGCATGATCTGCGGGCATGTGGGCTGCTGCGACTCTTCGCCGGGTAAACATGCGACGGAGCACTTCCATAAGACGAAGGACCCAATTATGCGGTCGATCGAGCCGGGCGAGGATTGGGGCTGGTGTTACGTGGATGAAGTGGAACTGGATTTTTCTTAG